Genomic DNA from Frondihabitans sp. PAMC 28766:
GAGGAGACGGGCGGCACCCTTCAGCAGCGGATTCGTCAGCGCCCCGAGAGCGATCGGCACGTCGGGCCAAGCGTCACGAACCTCGAAGACCATGGGGCAGCGTCGCCCGAAACTCGCCACGATGCCGGGGATCGCGATCGTGAGAGGCGTACTGGTGGCGATGACGACGTCTGCCTTCAGACGGCGGGCAACGGTCGAACTCCGAACGGCGAACGCTGCGAATGCGGCGAGACGTCGCCGATACGACATCCGCCCGTCGTAGTCGACCGGCAGACGGTGCACCGTGAACCCCTCGATCCGCTCGAGACGAGGCCCACGGGGCCCCGATGAGGACGTGACCACTTGCACGTCGTGCCCGCGAGCGGCGAGAGCGCTCGCGAACTGGAAGGAGCGGACGCCGCCGTTCTGCGACGGGGTCCGGAAGTGCTGATGGAGGTAGACGATCCGCATGGCCTGCCTGTCGGGTTGACGATACTCATATTCTATACGTCTGCTGGTGCACGCGGCAAGAGGTGCTGGGTGCGCCGACTACGCTGACCCCATGTCCCCACGTGACGAAGTCGAATGCTGGCTCACCGACATGGACGGCGTGCTCGTCCACGAGAATCAGGCCCTGCCCGGCGCCGCCGAGCTGATCCAGCAGTGGCAGGACGACGGCACGCCCTACCTGGTGCTCACGAACAACTCGATCTTCACGCCGCGCGACCTCTCGGCCCGCCTGCGCGCTTCCGGCCTTGAAGTGCCCGAAGACAGGATCTGGACGTCCGCGCTCGCCACCGCCGACTTCTGCCGCTCGCAGATGCCCGGCGGCTCCGCCTTCGTGATCGGCGAGGCCGGCATGACGACCGCGCTCCACGAGGCCGGCTTCATCATGACCGAGACCTCTCCCGACTACGTGGTCGTCGGCGAGACCCGCAACTACTCCTTCGAGGCCATCACCAAGGCGGCGCGCCTCATCATGGGCGGCGCGCGCTTCATCGTGACCAACCCCGATGCGACGGGGCCGAGCGCCGAGGGCATCCTGCCGGCCACCGGCGCGATCGCTGCGATGATCACGAAGGTCACCGGCAAAGAGCCCTACATCGTCGGCAAGCCCAACCCGATGATGTTCCGCTCGGCGATGAACAGGATCGGCGCGCACTCCGAGAACACCGCCATGATCGGCGACCGCATGGACACCGACATCATCGCCGGCATCGAAGCGGGGCTCCACACGATCCTGGTGCTCACCGGCATCAGCGATCAGCAAGAGATCGAGCGCTACCCGTTCAGGCCGACCGAGATCGTCTCGGGTGTGCACGAGCTCGTGCGGACCGAACCGGTGACTGCCGACCTGGGCGACGCCGAGGGCAACCTCTAGCGTCTCCTGCGCTTGTTCACGGGCGCAGGATCCGGCGGCTCACCAGGTCAGGAGCCCTGCTTCAGGCTCCCGGTGATCGCCTGCCCTGATGACCTGCTGACAAAGCAGTAGTAGCTGTGGTCACCGGCATCCCACTGCGACTGCGTGGCGGGGTAGCTCTCCGACACCTGAATGTCCGTGTAGGCCGCGGCAGCGCCGAAGTTCACGACCGAGCTGGCCTGGCAGAGCGGGGCGATCTGTGCGGCGAGCGCCGTGACGCCCGGGTACGTCGAGTCCGGCACCGTACCCTTGGCGACCATCTGCGCGGGGTGACCTGTCGCGCAATCGACGACCTGGTAGGTCTGCTGCCACGCGTTCGTGAACGATCCGAGGCACTCTCCGCCCTCGAGCGCCGTCCACGGGTGGGTTCCTACCGCGGCGGGCCCTGAAGCGGCCGTCGGGGCAGGGGCTGGAATCGTCGCTTTCGGGGTGGGGCTCGCGCTACGCGGGGTCGCGGACGTCGGGGCGACGGGTGCCGGAGCTGCGCTCGAGGAATGGCCGCGGAGAGCCTGGCCACCGAAGAACAGCGCTACGAGCACGAGCACGAACACGACGCCGATGGCGACGAAGAGCAGAGTGCGGCGATTCTGCGGCCAGTCACGGAAGCCGCCGCCACCCGTGCGCTCGGGGGCGGAGGCTCGTGCGCTGACGCTCGACGTCGCGTACCGCTCAGGGGTGGCCACCGGCGTGGCGGCGGCCCCGGCGGCCGCGGCGACCCAGGCGGCGGGGGCCTTGGACGCGTCGATGGGGGTGGCGGGGCGCGAGCTGACTCCGCGGTAGCCGGCCACGGGCGGGCTGAAGCGGCTCGTCGGGGCTTCGTCGGGCGGGATCGGAGCCTCGACAGAGGCCGGTTCGACCTCGGCCGCGGACGGTGCTGGCGACCTCTCGTCGAGCGGCTCTGCTGTTTCCGCCCCCGGTGCGGTCTCCTCGGGTGCCGCCGGCTCTGCCGCGGCCGACTCGACCGAAACGGGCTCTGCCGAAACCGGCTCTGCCGCGGCCGACTGCGCCGCGGCGGGAATCGCGAAGGAGACCGTGGGGAGGTCGGCCATGTCCGGATCGGCACCTGACATCGGCTGTGCATCGATGGCCGGAGGCTCGAAGGCCACCGTGGGCGCGTCGGCCACGACCGGCGCGACGATCTCGGGATCGCCGAGCGCCGGAGGGATTGGAGCACGAGGAGCGTCGGCCCACGATCCGGCGAACTCGTCCTCGTGTTCGCCCGCGTCCTGAAGCTCTGACTCGACGGCAGGCGCCGCCGGTTCGGGCTCGGGCTCAACCTCGGCCGCCTCGACTACGGCGTCTCCGAAGAGGGCGACGAAGGGGTCGGTCGGTGGGTTCGGGTCGAGCGTAGGAGACGCTTGGGCCGTCGCATCCTGCTGGGCCGTCGCATCCTGCGAGGTCGACGTCTCGTCGTCGAGGGACCAGACCGTGGTTGCAGCGGGCGGGGCGGGTTCGTCGGCGTCGTCGAGCGACCAGACGGTCGGCATGGCCTGGGTGGCCAGCGGGTCCTCGAACGGCGAGTTCGTGGGCTGAACGTCGGCGTCGTGGTCGCGCGCAGGCTCCGGCGTCGGCTCCGGCTCCGGAGTCAGCTCCGTCTCGTGTGCCGCAGCGGGCAGCGTGACCTCGGTCGTGCGCGGCGTGGGCAGGTAGCTCCAGTCGAAGGTGGCCGGCTCAGCAGTCGGCGGCACCTGGTCGGCCGACAGTGAGATGAGCTCCGTGAACGAGGGGGCATCATCCGGCGCCGACTGCGGGCGGGCCGGAGCCTCTCCGAAGACGGAACCGAAAGCGGCGGTCGGCGTCTCCCCCTGGCCGTCGTGAAGCGGAAGGGCCGCAGTGTCGATCGATGGGGCGTCGTCCCCGAGGTGCCACGCGCGAGGCGCCTCGGTCGGAGCGACCGAATGCTCGGCGTTCGGCGGCGACACGAGGTCCTCCCCGCCCTGCAGCGCCGAGAGGTCGAGAGCCATGGGGTGCGGTGCAGCAGGCGAGGCCGGCCTGTCGACGGGCGGCGGGACGGCGAACGTGGGCTCGGCGATCGCGGCAGTCGGCGCGGGCGTCGGGGCGTTGTCGACCGCCGCTTCGCCAACGGGTTCGGGCTCCACGACAGGCTGAGGCACGACAGGCTGAGGCACGACAGGCTCCGGCGCGTCCGCCGAAGTGGGGGCCGTATTCGGGGCCGAGTCAGCGGGCATCTCCGGCTCGGACTCAGGCTCCTCGTGCGGCATTCCGCTCGGGGCCGAGACGGGCGAATCCACATGGGCCGAGTGCCGGGGCGGCCGAGGCTCGCCGAAGAACGACGCGGCGCTGGGGAGCCGCTTAGCCACAAGCGGAACTTCGTCAGGGCTGCGGGAAGCCGCGCCCTCCGGCTCCGTCGTCACCGGCTCGATGGCCTCGGGCTCAGCGCCCTCCGGCTCGCGGTGCTTCATTTCGTCGCTCGGCGGAGTTCCGGGCGCAGGATCGCCGTCGGATCGTTCGTCGCTCACGGCCGCAGCCCGAGGTCGTCGAGGTCGATCGCCGCGAAGTAGGGGTAGCCGGCCTTCTCGATCACCTCGCGCGCACCCGTAGCCCTGTCGACGACCACGGCGACGCCGACCACCTCGGCGCCGACCTTCTTAAGCGCCTCGATGGCCTTCAGCGGCGACCCACCCGTGGTCGAGGTGTCTTCGAGCACGATGACGCGCTTGCCCTCGAGTTCGGGCCCTTCCACCTGGCGCCCGCGACCGTGATCCTTCGGCTCTTTGCGCACGACGAAGGCGTCGTAGCTCTTGCCGAGCGCCGCCCCCTGGTGCAGCACCGCCGTCGCGATCGGGTCGGCGCCCATGGTGAGCCCGCCGACGGCGAACACGTCGGGAACGTCTTTGATGAGGTCGACCATGACCTGCCCGATCAACGGGGCGACCCGGTGGTCGAGGCTGACCTTGCGCAGGTCGACGTAGTAGGTCGCCTTCTTGCCGCTGGTCAGCGTGAAGTCGCCGTGGAAGACGGCGAGGTCGCTGATGTAGTCGATGAGCTGCTGGCGTGCGTCGGTCACGCCCACATGGTACCTTCCCGCGCCCGAGCGGCGAGTCTGTGTCGCACGCTCGCGCTAGCGTGGTGGCATGCGTGTCGCCACCTGGAACGTCAACTCCGTCCGCGCCCGAGCCGGCCGAGTCGTCGACTGGCTCGTCCGTGAAGACGTCGACGTGCTGGGCATGCAAGAGATCAAGTGCAAGCCCGAGCAGTTCCCCTACGACCTCTTCCACGACGCCGGGTACGACATCGAGCTGCACGGCCTCAGCCAGTGGAACGGCGTCGCTTTCGCCAGTCGTCTGCCGATGGAGGACGTCGAGATCACCTTCCCGTCTCAGCCCGGCTTCGCCAAGGGCGTCGAATCGCAGGATGCCCCCAAGGAGGCTCGGGCCATCGGCGTCACGGTCGACGGCGTCCGGCTCTGGAGCCTCTACGTGCCGAACGGCCGCGAGCTCGACGACCCGCACTACGCCTACAAGCTCGACTGGCTGGCAAAGCTGCACGACGAGACCACAGCCTGGCTCGCCGCCAACCCCCAGCTGCCGCTGGCTCTCATGGGCGACTGGAACGTGGCTCCGCTCGACACCGACGTGTGGGATCCTGCGGTCTTCGAGGGCCACACCCACACGAGCCCGCCCGAGCGCGCCGCCTTCGCCGCCTTCCAGGAGAAGGGGCTGCTGCAGGATGTCGTCCGCCCGCGTCTGCCCGACGGCTACACCTACTGGGACTACAAGCAGCTCCGCTTCCCCCGCAACGAGGGCATGCGAATCGACTTCATCCTCGGTTCGCAGCCGTTCGCCGACCTCGTGACGAGCGCGCGGATCGACCGCAACGAGCGGAAGGGCGATGCCCCGAGCGACCATGTGCCCGTCGTCGTCGACCTCGCCGTCGAGTCGGAGGACGACGACGGTCGGCCGATGATCTTCTAGCGCGTGACGAGCTCGCCGCGCCGGCGGTGACTGATCATCCGCGAGACGCCTTCGCGAATTCCGATCGAGGGCGCGTAGGCGAGCTCGCGGCGCGCGGCGTCGCAGCTGGCGATGCGGTCGCGCACTTCGATGTCGCTCGGCCGGCCGAGTGTCTCGGTTTCGACGCTGACGACGGACGCGCGACTGCCCGACTCGTCCACGATGATCGAGGCGAGTTCGGCGATGCTGGCGGTCTCGGGGCCAGCGACGTTGAACACGCGCTGGCTGCCCGTGTGGACGGCTGCTCGCAGGAGCCCGTCGACGAAATCGTCGATGTAGGTGAAGGTCCGCACCTGGTCACCCCCTCCGACGAGCGTGAGGTCGTCATCACCGAGAGCGAGCTCGATGAAACGCGAGGTGACGAAGTCGGCGCGCTGGCCGGGGCCGTAGACGTTGAACGGGCGAACGACCACACCATCGAGGCGATCGTCGGCGCAAGCCCGGAGGACGACCGTCTCGGCGTCCCGCTTCGCCTGGCCGTAGGCGCTCAACGGCGAGAGAGGGGTCGTCTCGACGATCGGAAAGTCGTCGGCCTGCCCGTAGACCTCGGATGACGACACGTAGACGAAACGGACGCCCTCGACCTCGGCGACCATCTCGACGAACTGTTCTGTCATGCCGAGGATGGCATGCCGGGTCGCGGCCGGATCACTCGACGCCTCCACGACGCCGACGATCGAGGCCAGGTGGAAGAGGTAGTCGGGTCGGAGTCGTCGGAGGTCGTCGACCGAGAGTCGAGACGCGTCGCCCATGAGATGTTCGTAGCCGACCTTGTCGCAGCCCTGGCGGATGTCGATGCCGATGACATGGGCACCTGCCTCGAGCAGCCAGTCGACGAGTGCCGAGCCGATGAAGCCGGCCGAGCCGGTGATGATGACTCGAGAGCCGGCGAAGGAGGAATAGGGGTTGTTCATGGGGAAGCCTTTCGGGAGATCCTGCGGGGGACGGAGGAAGCGATCAGAGGGTGACGACGTGGTCGTGCGAGACCACGTTGCGGGTGTCGAGCACCAGGGCGCCCCTGAGCGCGTCCAGGTCGAGCGCGGCGTGCGGTGTGAGCACCACGCAGACATCGGCGGATGCGGCCGTCTCACGGGTGAGATCGACCTGCTCGACGCCGAGGGGCCAGTCGCGCGCAGTGACGTGCGGGTCGGCGGCCACGACCACGGCGCCCTTCGACCGCAGGATCTCGGCCACCCGGAGAGCGGGCGACTCGCGCACGTCTCCCGTGTCGGCCTTGTAGGCCAGCCCTACGATCAGCACCCGCGCGCCCCGCACCGCGATGGCGCTGTCGTTCAGCAGGGACTCGACCCGCGTGACGACATGCTCGGGCATGTGCGCGTTGATCTCGTTGGCGAGATCGATGAAGCGGAAGCCGCGGCCGAGCTTGCGGCGGACCTCCCACGAGAGGTAGCTGGGATCGACCGGAAGACAGTGACCGCCGACGCCTGGACCAGGGGTGAACTTCATGAAGCCGAAGGGCTTGCTGCCGGCGGCTTCGATTGCCTCCCACGCGTCGATGCCGAGTTCGTGGGCGGCGATGGCCAGTTCGTTCACGAGGGCGATGTTCACGTGCCGGAACGTGTTCTCGATGAGTTTGGCCAGTTCGGCCTCGCGAGTGCCGCTCACTGGGACGGTCGTCTCGACGAGGTCGTCATAGAGCGCAGTGACGGAAGCGAGCGACGCGGCATCGATGCCGGAGACGACCTTGGGTGTCGTCTCGAACGACCAGTGCCGGTTGCCGGGGTCGATGCGCTCGGGGCTGTACCCGACGTGGAAGTCTCGCCCCGCCGTCAGCCCTGAGCCGCTCTCGAGGAGTGGAACGACGAGCTCGGCCGTGGTTCCGGGAGAGGTCGTCGACTCGAGGACGACTGTCGAGCCGAGCGACACGTGAGGAGCGATCGAACGCGTCGCCGACTCGATGAAGCGGAGATCGGGGAGCGTCTCGCGAAGCGGGGTGGGAACGGTGATCACGGCGTAGTCGAAGTCGCCGAGATTGTCGAAGTCGGCTTTTGCCTCGAATCGCCCCGTCCGGAGGGCGGCGCCGAGCTGAGCGTCGCAGACGTCGTCGATGTAAGAGACGCCGCGATTGAGAGCGCTGCACTTCGTCGAGTCCACGTCGACTCCAACGACGTCGTAGCCGGCTTCGACGGCTCGAACGGAGAGAGGCAGGCCGACGTATCCCTGGCCGACGACGACTAGGCGCTTTGCGCGTACAGACATGTGATTCTCGCTTTGGGTTGAGGAAGATCGGTTTGTTTCGGGCTGAAACATTGAAATACTAATTGAAATCCGGGTTGAATTCAAGATTGAAATATTTTACTTTTCATGTTCAACTTGAAGCGTCTTCTCGCCCCGATCGAAGGAGTACTTCCATGACATTCATCCCTCTCTCCGCCCCTGACGTCGGCGATATCGAGAACGACTCCGTCGCTCGAGCGATGTCGTCCGGCTGGGTTGCACCCCTCGGCCCCGATGTCGATGCCTTCGAGCTCGAAATCGCCGCGAGGACGGGCGCCGCGCACGGTGTGGCGCTCTCCTCGGGGACAGCAGCCCTCCATCTCGGTCTGCTCGCTGCGGGCGTCGGCCCCGGAATGGTCGTGCCGACATCAACACTCACCTTCGCCGCGACTGCCAACGCGATCGCCTACACCGGCGCCATCCCCTTCTTCATCGACTCTGAGGTCGAGACCGGCAACCTCGATGTCGACCTCCTGGCAGAGACACTCGCCGGGCTCGATGCCTCCGGGCAGACCATCGGTGCGATTCTGCCCGTCGACATCTACGGCAAGGCAGCCGACCACACGACGATCAGCAACCTGGCCTCGATGTACGGCGTGCCCGTGATCGCCGACAGCGCCGAGTCGCTCGGTGCGACACACGCAGGCCGGGCCGCCGGCAGCTTCGGTCTCGCGTCCGCCGTCTCCTTCAACGGC
This window encodes:
- a CDS encoding NAD(P)-dependent oxidoreductase codes for the protein MNNPYSSFAGSRVIITGSAGFIGSALVDWLLEAGAHVIGIDIRQGCDKVGYEHLMGDASRLSVDDLRRLRPDYLFHLASIVGVVEASSDPAATRHAILGMTEQFVEMVAEVEGVRFVYVSSSEVYGQADDFPIVETTPLSPLSAYGQAKRDAETVVLRACADDRLDGVVVRPFNVYGPGQRADFVTSRFIELALGDDDLTLVGGGDQVRTFTYIDDFVDGLLRAAVHTGSQRVFNVAGPETASIAELASIIVDESGSRASVVSVETETLGRPSDIEVRDRIASCDAARRELAYAPSIGIREGVSRMISHRRRGELVTR
- a CDS encoding septum formation family protein; translated protein: MPQPVVPQPVVEPEPVGEAAVDNAPTPAPTAAIAEPTFAVPPPVDRPASPAAPHPMALDLSALQGGEDLVSPPNAEHSVAPTEAPRAWHLGDDAPSIDTAALPLHDGQGETPTAAFGSVFGEAPARPQSAPDDAPSFTELISLSADQVPPTAEPATFDWSYLPTPRTTEVTLPAAAHETELTPEPEPTPEPARDHDADVQPTNSPFEDPLATQAMPTVWSLDDADEPAPPAATTVWSLDDETSTSQDATAQQDATAQASPTLDPNPPTDPFVALFGDAVVEAAEVEPEPEPAAPAVESELQDAGEHEDEFAGSWADAPRAPIPPALGDPEIVAPVVADAPTVAFEPPAIDAQPMSGADPDMADLPTVSFAIPAAAQSAAAEPVSAEPVSVESAAAEPAAPEETAPGAETAEPLDERSPAPSAAEVEPASVEAPIPPDEAPTSRFSPPVAGYRGVSSRPATPIDASKAPAAWVAAAAGAAATPVATPERYATSSVSARASAPERTGGGGFRDWPQNRRTLLFVAIGVVFVLVLVALFFGGQALRGHSSSAAPAPVAPTSATPRSASPTPKATIPAPAPTAASGPAAVGTHPWTALEGGECLGSFTNAWQQTYQVVDCATGHPAQMVAKGTVPDSTYPGVTALAAQIAPLCQASSVVNFGAAAAYTDIQVSESYPATQSQWDAGDHSYYCFVSRSSGQAITGSLKQGS
- a CDS encoding exodeoxyribonuclease III, whose product is MRVATWNVNSVRARAGRVVDWLVREDVDVLGMQEIKCKPEQFPYDLFHDAGYDIELHGLSQWNGVAFASRLPMEDVEITFPSQPGFAKGVESQDAPKEARAIGVTVDGVRLWSLYVPNGRELDDPHYAYKLDWLAKLHDETTAWLAANPQLPLALMGDWNVAPLDTDVWDPAVFEGHTHTSPPERAAFAAFQEKGLLQDVVRPRLPDGYTYWDYKQLRFPRNEGMRIDFILGSQPFADLVTSARIDRNERKGDAPSDHVPVVVDLAVESEDDDGRPMIF
- a CDS encoding HAD-IIA family hydrolase; translation: MSPRDEVECWLTDMDGVLVHENQALPGAAELIQQWQDDGTPYLVLTNNSIFTPRDLSARLRASGLEVPEDRIWTSALATADFCRSQMPGGSAFVIGEAGMTTALHEAGFIMTETSPDYVVVGETRNYSFEAITKAARLIMGGARFIVTNPDATGPSAEGILPATGAIAAMITKVTGKEPYIVGKPNPMMFRSAMNRIGAHSENTAMIGDRMDTDIIAGIEAGLHTILVLTGISDQQEIERYPFRPTEIVSGVHELVRTEPVTADLGDAEGNL
- the pyrE gene encoding orotate phosphoribosyltransferase, with protein sequence MTDARQQLIDYISDLAVFHGDFTLTSGKKATYYVDLRKVSLDHRVAPLIGQVMVDLIKDVPDVFAVGGLTMGADPIATAVLHQGAALGKSYDAFVVRKEPKDHGRGRQVEGPELEGKRVIVLEDTSTTGGSPLKAIEALKKVGAEVVGVAVVVDRATGAREVIEKAGYPYFAAIDLDDLGLRP
- a CDS encoding nucleotide sugar dehydrogenase → MSVRAKRLVVVGQGYVGLPLSVRAVEAGYDVVGVDVDSTKCSALNRGVSYIDDVCDAQLGAALRTGRFEAKADFDNLGDFDYAVITVPTPLRETLPDLRFIESATRSIAPHVSLGSTVVLESTTSPGTTAELVVPLLESGSGLTAGRDFHVGYSPERIDPGNRHWSFETTPKVVSGIDAASLASVTALYDDLVETTVPVSGTREAELAKLIENTFRHVNIALVNELAIAAHELGIDAWEAIEAAGSKPFGFMKFTPGPGVGGHCLPVDPSYLSWEVRRKLGRGFRFIDLANEINAHMPEHVVTRVESLLNDSAIAVRGARVLIVGLAYKADTGDVRESPALRVAEILRSKGAVVVAADPHVTARDWPLGVEQVDLTRETAASADVCVVLTPHAALDLDALRGALVLDTRNVVSHDHVVTL